The following are encoded in a window of Arthrobacter antioxidans genomic DNA:
- a CDS encoding SDR family NAD(P)-dependent oxidoreductase: MTFPIERTAVLTGAASARGIGRATADRLARDGWSIAILDIDGTAAAEAAADIGRRHGVPTVGVAADVSDEASVDAALTTVEASVPPVVALVNLAGISSPTGFMQETKEAWDRVFAVNMTGTFLVTQRALHGMIERRLGRVVSISSISAQRGGGTYSKVAYSASKAGIIGFTRALAREMGEHNITVNAVAPGPVDTDIMGGTLTEERKQDMSRDILMGRVGTVDDIAALICFLVGPDAGYITAATYDINGGLQVS; this comes from the coding sequence ATGACTTTTCCGATTGAACGCACTGCAGTCCTCACCGGTGCGGCCTCGGCCCGCGGCATCGGCCGCGCGACGGCCGACCGGCTGGCCCGCGACGGCTGGTCCATCGCGATCCTCGACATCGACGGCACCGCAGCCGCGGAGGCCGCGGCCGACATCGGCCGGCGCCACGGCGTGCCGACGGTCGGCGTCGCAGCCGATGTCTCCGACGAGGCGTCGGTCGATGCAGCGCTGACCACCGTCGAAGCCTCGGTGCCGCCCGTCGTCGCACTGGTGAACCTCGCCGGGATCAGTTCTCCCACCGGGTTCATGCAGGAGACCAAGGAAGCCTGGGACCGGGTGTTCGCGGTCAACATGACCGGCACCTTCCTGGTCACGCAGCGTGCCCTGCACGGCATGATCGAACGCAGGCTCGGTCGCGTGGTCAGCATCTCCTCCATCTCGGCGCAGCGCGGCGGTGGAACCTACTCGAAGGTGGCCTACAGCGCGTCGAAGGCCGGCATCATCGGCTTCACCCGTGCGCTGGCTCGTGAGATGGGCGAACACAACATCACCGTCAACGCCGTCGCTCCCGGACCGGTGGACACCGACATCATGGGCGGCACCCTCACCGAGGAACGCAAGCAGGACATGTCCAGGGACATCCTGATGGGCCGGGTGGGTACCGTCGACGACATCGCAGCCCTCATCTGCTTCCTGGTGGGCCCCGACGCCGGATACATCACCGCCGCCACCTACGACATCAACGGTGGTCTGCAGGTCTCCTAG
- a CDS encoding SulP family inorganic anion transporter: MRVLSRIRPLLPGSRDYAQAPRTWKGDLIAGLTVGIVALPLALAFGVSSGAGAASGLITAVVAGLVAAVFGGSNVQVSGPTGAMVVVLGPVVAVHGTGALAVASVLAGLMVVVAGILKLGRVVAFLPWPVIEGFTLGIAVIIFLQQVPSAFGVDPGPSSNAAVSAAQALATTSFGALLAPVALVAVVALIMVAAPRIPGSIIAIVVASVVAEVADLPVARIGALPDSLPAPTVPGLNWDLILTLAGPAATIAALAAIESLLSARVAASISDTGPYDPDRELFGQGLASVASGFFGGMPATGAIARTAVNVRSGDRTRLAAITHALVLLAVVYFATGPVSRIPLAALAGVLMVTAARMVSVDTLRSVVGSTRADTVVFFVTAVITVSLDLIQAVEIGILTAAFFALRALVRSSGVHREEIPGPAQDGDAHIAVFRLDGALFFAAAERVLERVSGIRDVDVVIIRMSQLQALDATGARVITDIVTALERRGITVLIKGIQDRHLHLITKVGVLESLRHHEHLFAELDPAVEHARSHVARNRAARTTALLGQDPAAFTGSGPHPGSPS; this comes from the coding sequence ATGAGGGTGCTCTCGAGGATCCGACCCCTGCTGCCCGGGTCACGCGACTACGCGCAGGCCCCACGCACCTGGAAGGGAGACCTGATTGCTGGTCTCACGGTGGGCATCGTCGCGCTGCCGCTGGCGCTGGCGTTCGGCGTCAGCTCCGGGGCAGGCGCTGCCAGCGGACTGATCACCGCTGTGGTCGCCGGTCTGGTCGCGGCGGTGTTCGGCGGCTCGAATGTCCAGGTGTCCGGGCCTACAGGCGCCATGGTCGTCGTCCTGGGTCCGGTGGTCGCCGTTCACGGCACTGGCGCACTGGCAGTGGCGAGCGTGCTGGCCGGGCTCATGGTGGTGGTCGCCGGCATCCTGAAGCTGGGGCGGGTCGTCGCCTTCCTGCCGTGGCCGGTGATCGAAGGATTCACCCTCGGTATCGCCGTCATCATCTTCCTGCAACAGGTGCCCTCCGCGTTCGGTGTGGATCCCGGGCCCAGCAGTAATGCCGCGGTATCCGCCGCACAGGCCCTCGCTACGACGTCGTTCGGGGCGCTTCTCGCGCCGGTGGCTCTTGTCGCCGTCGTCGCACTGATCATGGTCGCTGCCCCCCGGATCCCCGGCTCGATCATCGCCATCGTCGTGGCGAGCGTCGTGGCCGAGGTCGCCGACCTGCCTGTGGCCAGGATCGGGGCCCTGCCCGATTCCCTGCCGGCCCCGACCGTACCCGGTCTGAACTGGGATCTCATCCTCACCCTTGCGGGCCCGGCCGCGACGATCGCCGCCCTGGCCGCCATCGAATCGCTCCTCTCGGCACGGGTTGCCGCCTCCATCTCCGATACGGGCCCCTACGACCCCGACCGCGAGCTGTTCGGTCAGGGCCTGGCGTCGGTGGCCTCTGGTTTCTTCGGCGGGATGCCCGCCACCGGTGCTATCGCACGCACCGCAGTGAACGTCCGGTCGGGAGACCGGACCCGACTCGCGGCGATCACCCACGCCCTGGTCCTGCTCGCGGTCGTCTACTTCGCCACCGGCCCGGTTTCCCGCATCCCGCTGGCAGCCCTGGCGGGCGTCCTCATGGTCACCGCGGCACGCATGGTGTCCGTCGACACCCTGCGCAGCGTCGTCGGCTCGACCCGCGCCGACACTGTGGTGTTCTTCGTGACGGCGGTGATCACCGTGTCCCTGGACCTGATCCAGGCAGTGGAGATCGGCATCCTGACGGCCGCCTTCTTCGCGCTCCGTGCCCTGGTGAGATCCAGCGGGGTCCACCGGGAAGAGATTCCGGGACCGGCCCAGGACGGAGATGCCCATATAGCCGTCTTCCGCCTCGACGGGGCGCTGTTCTTCGCAGCCGCGGAACGGGTGCTGGAACGGGTCAGCGGGATCCGCGACGTGGACGTCGTGATCATCCGCATGTCCCAGCTGCAGGCGTTGGATGCGACCGGGGCCCGGGTCATCACGGACATCGTCACCGCCCTCGAGCGCCGCGGGATCACCGTCCTGATCAAGGGGATCCAGGACCGCCACCTGCACCTCATCACCAAGGTCGGGGTGCTCGAGTCCCTGCGCCACCACGAGCACCTGTTCGCCGAGCTGGACCCGGCGGTGGAGCACGCCCGCAGCCATGTCGCCCGCAACCGGGCCGCGCGGACCACGGCCCTCCTCGGTCAGGACCCCGCAGCGTTCACCGGCTCGGGACCGCATCCGGGATCGCCTTCATGA
- a CDS encoding universal stress protein: protein MLTATQPQGPVSPHPVDQRPILVAIRGPLTLNPPLEWAARRARSADLPLTLVHAVPAADSVPAGTRYADVVAAGRRMLQDEAARWRTRFPTLRVGTYLHCGDVVHALLGLSADASLLVVGEDRVNTLTGPFQGCVALQMVLGSLAPVLIIPIGHRDGGDKNGTAHGHVVVGIDGSAESFSALTRAAAEAHGSGAALRVIAAVKPGPKASESLTISPPRVLRAIHAAYPSMGVSWIVDVLRPPARALVRHSRDADLLVIGRHGRGAGPGAGVGSVTHTLLLRPPCLTLVIGLPEPESALDSQCGTEVAGDGVHGPPLVLG, encoded by the coding sequence ATGCTGACAGCCACACAACCCCAGGGCCCGGTATCGCCTCATCCCGTCGATCAGCGGCCGATTCTGGTCGCCATCCGAGGTCCTCTGACTCTCAACCCGCCCCTTGAGTGGGCTGCCCGCCGAGCGCGCAGTGCGGATCTTCCGTTGACCCTGGTTCACGCTGTTCCCGCCGCCGATTCGGTGCCGGCGGGCACCCGTTACGCGGATGTGGTCGCCGCCGGCCGCAGGATGCTGCAGGACGAGGCGGCGCGGTGGAGGACCCGGTTCCCGACGTTGCGGGTGGGTACCTACCTTCACTGCGGAGATGTCGTCCATGCCCTCCTCGGATTGTCGGCCGACGCGTCGTTGCTCGTCGTCGGCGAGGACCGGGTGAATACGCTCACCGGTCCATTCCAAGGCTGTGTGGCCCTTCAGATGGTGCTGGGTTCGCTGGCTCCGGTCCTGATCATCCCGATCGGCCATCGGGACGGCGGCGACAAGAACGGTACCGCCCACGGCCACGTAGTGGTCGGTATCGATGGTTCTGCTGAGTCATTTTCGGCGCTGACTCGGGCCGCTGCCGAAGCGCACGGATCGGGTGCGGCGCTGCGGGTCATCGCGGCGGTGAAGCCGGGGCCGAAAGCCTCGGAGTCGCTGACCATCAGCCCTCCGCGGGTCCTGCGGGCGATTCACGCCGCCTACCCGTCCATGGGCGTGAGCTGGATCGTGGATGTGCTTCGACCCCCGGCGCGGGCCCTGGTGCGGCACAGCCGGGACGCGGACCTTCTGGTCATCGGCCGCCATGGTCGCGGTGCTGGGCCAGGGGCGGGCGTCGGCTCGGTTACGCACACACTGCTCTTGCGCCCGCCCTGTTTGACGCTTGTCATCGGCCTGCCCGAGCCTGAGTCTGCATTGGACAGCCAGTGCGGGACTGAGGTTGCTGGGGACGGAGTGCACGGGCCGCCGCTGGTGCTGGGCTGA
- a CDS encoding four-carbon acid sugar kinase family protein yields the protein MILEEELLSGYPAGRAIEPAVIAAAVRASGRILVVLDDDPTGTQSVADLPVLTSWEPSDFAWAFDQRIDGAPAPAVYVLTNTRSLDPETAASRNREIVTNSLDAATAAGVAIGFVSRSDSTLRGHFPLETDVIGATLLSLAGTGTDGVVMVPAFPDAGRITIGTVHYLRSDDGVVVPVAETEFARDATFGYVSSDLGDYVAEKTGGSADAVLRLDLSIIRSGAEGIADALAQATDGVPIVVDAVTEDDLRALALGLEESERRGKKLLYRVGPPFVRARIGQSEHPPLTAEEVFAGRDAPASGGLVVVGSHVGLTTRQLDALVARRPEARLVELDVEAVLDPARRDTGVAEAVRDVVDGLPSGEVILHTSRRLIRSGDPEQSLEFARTISRAVVDVVRSTIATAPVRFVIAKGGITSSDVAAHGLSIRRALVRGPMLPGIVSLWQPADGPARSIPFVVFAGNVGTDDSLADVVDILRSPTPGSAARTGASHDV from the coding sequence GTGATACTCGAAGAAGAGTTGCTCAGCGGCTACCCCGCGGGCCGGGCCATCGAACCGGCGGTGATCGCCGCCGCCGTCAGGGCCTCCGGGCGGATCCTGGTGGTGCTCGACGACGACCCGACCGGCACCCAGTCCGTCGCCGACCTGCCGGTCCTCACCTCGTGGGAGCCGAGCGATTTCGCGTGGGCCTTCGACCAGCGCATCGACGGCGCACCGGCACCGGCGGTCTACGTCCTCACCAACACCCGAAGCCTCGACCCGGAGACCGCGGCGTCGCGCAACCGTGAGATCGTCACCAATTCCCTCGATGCCGCCACGGCTGCGGGAGTCGCCATCGGCTTCGTCAGCCGCAGCGACTCGACCCTCCGCGGCCACTTCCCGCTCGAGACCGATGTCATCGGCGCCACCCTGCTGTCGCTCGCGGGCACCGGGACCGACGGCGTCGTCATGGTTCCGGCCTTTCCCGATGCCGGCCGCATCACCATCGGCACCGTCCACTACCTGCGGAGCGACGACGGCGTCGTCGTTCCCGTCGCCGAGACCGAATTCGCCCGGGATGCCACCTTCGGGTACGTGTCATCGGACCTCGGCGACTACGTTGCCGAGAAAACCGGCGGTTCGGCCGACGCCGTCCTCCGACTCGACCTCTCAATCATCCGCTCCGGCGCGGAGGGCATCGCCGACGCACTGGCCCAGGCGACCGACGGAGTCCCCATCGTCGTCGACGCCGTCACCGAGGACGACCTCCGGGCACTCGCCCTGGGCCTCGAGGAATCCGAACGTCGCGGCAAGAAGCTGCTCTACCGGGTGGGCCCGCCGTTCGTCCGTGCACGGATCGGCCAGAGCGAGCATCCGCCGCTGACGGCCGAGGAGGTCTTCGCCGGCCGTGACGCCCCCGCCTCGGGTGGGCTGGTCGTGGTGGGCTCCCACGTGGGACTGACCACCCGGCAGCTGGACGCGCTGGTGGCGCGGCGACCCGAGGCCCGGCTCGTGGAGCTCGACGTCGAAGCCGTCCTCGACCCCGCACGGCGGGATACAGGGGTGGCCGAGGCGGTGCGGGACGTCGTCGACGGTCTCCCCAGCGGCGAGGTCATCCTGCACACCAGCCGCCGCCTGATCCGCTCCGGCGATCCGGAGCAGAGCCTCGAGTTCGCCCGCACCATCTCGCGGGCAGTGGTCGACGTCGTCCGGTCCACCATCGCCACGGCTCCCGTGCGCTTCGTCATCGCCAAGGGAGGCATCACCTCCTCCGATGTCGCCGCGCACGGGCTGTCCATCCGCCGCGCGCTGGTGCGCGGGCCGATGCTGCCGGGCATCGTGTCCCTCTGGCAGCCGGCCGACGGCCCGGCGCGCTCCATCCCGTTCGTGGTCTTCGCCGGGAACGTCGGCACCGACGATTCCCTTGCCGACGTGGTGGACATCCTCCGCTCCCCCACACCGGGTTCCGCCGCGAGGACGGGTGCCTCCCATGATGTCTGA
- a CDS encoding ArsR/SmtB family transcription factor, with translation MSDDEPGVQDFADFRAPLYEVKANLFKGLAHPVRIRVLELLSAAPEVSVSDMLLATGLEASHLSQHLSVLRRYHLVTSERRGLQQFYSLATPRVAELLAVARGLLGEVLHATKENLEYSALTSASIMTSTGDDRTP, from the coding sequence ATGTCGGATGACGAGCCGGGCGTACAAGATTTCGCTGATTTCCGGGCGCCCCTGTACGAAGTGAAGGCGAATCTCTTCAAAGGGCTGGCGCATCCTGTGCGGATCCGCGTGCTGGAGTTGCTGTCGGCAGCACCGGAGGTCTCGGTATCGGACATGCTGCTGGCGACGGGCCTCGAAGCGTCCCACCTGTCCCAGCATCTGTCGGTGCTGCGCCGGTATCACCTGGTGACGTCGGAGCGCCGCGGACTCCAGCAGTTCTACAGCCTGGCCACCCCGCGGGTGGCGGAGTTGCTGGCTGTCGCGCGGGGACTCCTCGGCGAGGTCCTGCATGCCACGAAGGAGAACCTGGAGTACTCGGCCCTGACCAGCGCTTCGATCATGACGTCGACGGGTGATGACCGCACTCCATGA
- a CDS encoding class I SAM-dependent methyltransferase, with protein MTAAANRQPAWKNPETRCTLPEPSAGACDRWYREIDAGWAPVSHRVITELEKLPPGRALDLGCGDGRHAVWLAGRSWQVEALDFSEEALRIGRERAFAEGVSDGVTWTKADARDIAPAPETVDLILAAFLDVPAQSMEQVIARTVAGLVPGGRFLLVGHETGQRSAGAGVPQDDEALASARSACRWLSEAGLLIESFGTYPRVVPGESWPAIDHIVVARGAGPHQEGG; from the coding sequence ATGACCGCAGCCGCGAACAGGCAGCCCGCCTGGAAGAACCCGGAAACACGATGTACGCTCCCCGAGCCCAGCGCCGGGGCCTGCGACCGGTGGTACCGGGAGATCGACGCCGGGTGGGCCCCGGTCAGTCACCGTGTCATCACGGAACTCGAGAAGCTCCCACCCGGACGCGCGCTGGACCTCGGGTGCGGAGACGGTCGGCACGCGGTATGGCTTGCCGGACGAAGCTGGCAGGTGGAGGCACTGGACTTCTCGGAGGAAGCACTCCGCATCGGGCGCGAGCGAGCGTTTGCCGAAGGAGTCAGTGATGGCGTCACTTGGACGAAGGCCGATGCACGCGACATCGCTCCTGCGCCGGAGACCGTCGATCTGATCCTGGCGGCTTTCCTGGACGTTCCTGCGCAATCGATGGAACAGGTCATCGCGCGCACGGTGGCGGGTCTGGTCCCGGGCGGCAGGTTCCTGCTGGTCGGACATGAGACGGGACAGCGTTCCGCCGGCGCAGGGGTGCCCCAGGACGACGAGGCACTGGCCAGCGCCCGGAGCGCCTGCCGGTGGCTGTCCGAGGCCGGGCTCCTGATCGAGTCCTTCGGCACCTACCCCCGGGTCGTGCCGGGCGAGAGCTGGCCGGCGATCGATCACATCGTCGTGGCGCGAGGGGCAGGGCCGCACCAGGAGGGGGGATGA
- a CDS encoding NAD(P)-dependent oxidoreductase, whose protein sequence is MSDSEHTKVAVLGLGAMGLPMATRLAGAFTVTGYDPMPASREKASKTGLTCAPTAVDAAADAGIVLLAVRDAAQVEDVLFGDDGIAPALAPGAVVVMTSTVGMDAVASWTGRLGDLDVALVDAPLSGGPVRAGEGDLLIVVGADPSALDTARPVLERLASTLMVVGSKAGDGQAMKTVNQLLCGVHIAAAAEALALADALGLDQLRALAALETGAASSFMLSNRGPRMVKGYDGDVDVLSRLDIFVKDLGIVGKAARTAGLAAPVAAAAEQLFLLGQTQGLGIADDSSVIRVVAPQRRTAAGDADGGDTDGTETTR, encoded by the coding sequence ATGTCTGACTCCGAGCACACGAAGGTCGCCGTCCTCGGCCTCGGTGCCATGGGCCTGCCGATGGCGACCCGGCTGGCCGGCGCGTTCACGGTCACCGGGTACGACCCGATGCCGGCCTCACGGGAGAAGGCCTCGAAGACCGGCCTGACGTGCGCCCCCACGGCCGTGGACGCGGCCGCCGATGCGGGGATCGTACTGCTCGCGGTCCGTGACGCAGCCCAGGTGGAGGATGTCCTCTTCGGCGACGACGGGATCGCCCCCGCCCTCGCGCCGGGCGCCGTCGTCGTGATGACCAGCACCGTGGGGATGGACGCCGTCGCTTCCTGGACCGGGCGGCTCGGTGACCTGGATGTGGCGCTGGTCGACGCACCGCTGTCCGGCGGCCCAGTACGGGCCGGCGAAGGTGACCTGCTGATCGTGGTGGGCGCCGACCCGTCAGCCCTGGACACCGCCCGCCCCGTGCTCGAGCGGCTCGCCTCGACGCTGATGGTCGTGGGCAGCAAGGCCGGCGACGGCCAGGCCATGAAGACGGTGAACCAGCTGCTCTGCGGCGTACACATCGCCGCGGCTGCCGAAGCTCTGGCCCTCGCCGACGCGCTCGGCCTGGACCAGCTGCGGGCCCTGGCTGCGCTGGAGACGGGGGCGGCGTCGTCGTTCATGCTCTCCAACCGCGGACCGCGCATGGTGAAGGGGTACGACGGCGACGTCGACGTGCTGAGCCGACTGGACATCTTCGTGAAGGACCTCGGCATCGTCGGGAAGGCAGCCCGCACGGCAGGACTTGCCGCGCCGGTTGCCGCGGCAGCCGAGCAGCTGTTCCTGCTCGGCCAGACGCAGGGCCTGGGCATCGCCGACGATTCGTCGGTGATCAGGGTGGTCGCGCCACAGCGGCGCACCGCCGCAGGGGACGCCGATGGAGGGGATACCGATGGCACGGAAACCACTCGCTGA
- a CDS encoding FadR/GntR family transcriptional regulator: MARKPLAESVFDDILERIIDGTYPPGAALPPEKDLAASLDVSRLTVREALKQLQAQHVVQIRRGLGTYVNPAAQWTDVQAILRYASTTADSPDVSLRLLEIRRMVETGAAELAALHATDEDLARMETANAQLQAAHEAKDLDAVTATDIAFHEAVFRASANPFLPVILGPLSQLLYSMRRETSSFREVQQHAIAHHALVLEAIRTRNPEVARKAMQDHINQTYDDYEHFIHQKNTTRSSHDFSD; encoded by the coding sequence ATGGCACGGAAACCACTCGCTGAATCGGTGTTCGACGACATCCTCGAACGGATCATCGACGGCACGTACCCACCCGGCGCGGCACTCCCCCCGGAGAAGGACCTGGCGGCTTCCCTGGATGTCAGCCGGCTGACGGTCCGCGAGGCGCTCAAGCAGCTCCAGGCGCAGCACGTGGTGCAGATCAGGCGGGGCCTGGGGACCTACGTGAATCCGGCCGCCCAGTGGACCGATGTGCAGGCCATCCTCAGGTACGCGTCGACCACCGCAGATTCCCCCGATGTCTCGCTCCGCCTGCTGGAGATCCGGCGGATGGTGGAGACCGGTGCCGCCGAGCTGGCCGCGCTGCATGCCACCGACGAGGACCTGGCCCGGATGGAGACAGCCAATGCCCAGTTGCAGGCGGCCCACGAGGCGAAGGATCTCGACGCCGTCACCGCGACGGATATCGCGTTCCACGAGGCGGTGTTCAGGGCCTCGGCGAATCCGTTCCTGCCCGTGATCCTCGGACCGCTCAGCCAGTTGCTGTACTCGATGCGGCGGGAGACGTCGTCCTTCCGCGAGGTGCAGCAGCACGCCATCGCCCATCACGCGCTGGTGCTGGAGGCGATCCGTACACGGAACCCGGAGGTGGCCCGTAAGGCGATGCAGGACCACATCAACCAGACGTACGACGACTACGAACATTTCATCCATCAGAAGAACACCACCAGGAGCTCACATGACTTTTCCGATTGA
- a CDS encoding pyridoxamine 5'-phosphate oxidase family protein, whose translation MTTEPHRDAYWNSPGALRTSDKLSPSECWALATTQQTGRIGFFRDGLLDILPVTYFVMDERVYFRTSADGTIATSYLDHAAFQIDHVDRDAQQGWTILLNGPATRVEDSALLTTLWGKSVDHPWAPGQRDLFYELAPTHVRGRRFGTTH comes from the coding sequence ATGACCACTGAACCGCACCGGGATGCCTACTGGAATTCTCCCGGGGCCCTGCGCACCTCGGACAAGCTCTCACCGTCTGAATGCTGGGCTCTGGCAACGACACAGCAGACGGGCCGAATCGGTTTCTTCCGCGATGGTCTTCTGGACATTCTTCCCGTCACCTATTTCGTGATGGACGAACGGGTGTACTTCCGGACCTCCGCCGACGGCACCATTGCCACCAGCTACCTGGACCACGCGGCTTTCCAGATCGACCACGTCGACAGGGACGCCCAGCAGGGCTGGACCATCCTCCTCAACGGCCCTGCGACGCGCGTGGAGGATTCAGCACTCCTGACGACCCTCTGGGGCAAGTCAGTCGATCACCCCTGGGCGCCGGGCCAGCGTGACCTGTTCTACGAACTGGCTCCGACGCACGTGCGGGGCCGCCGGTTCGGCACAACCCACTAG
- a CDS encoding GntP family permease, with product MDIQLLLALVLGIATIIVLVLRTRLDAFVALLIAALVTGIVAGQAPLDIVSSITTGFGNTLASIGIVIGLGVGIGKILEVSGAANSLAMAFLRLFGKGREPWALGSVGALVSIPVFCDSGYVIMNPLARSIARVKRAGYITLALALGCGMTLTHHMVPPTPGPLAVAGILGADLGALILAGLVFTVLLLPVVVFYAKWMGPQLESSMSASMRETVYGTVHAGAEHRGGTAVADHDGGSGVDDAAPSLDVDNDVLGTPPPGARPHRVGAFIASLPLMVPLVLIILNTVSGAIDQSNQGVVGGDEYTPSSWAVPLAFIGNPVVALVIGVILAVYVLLPRWTPRAKVQGWFAEAAASAGLILLITGAGGALGQVLRSSGVGDALAEAIAGTPLPAFLVPFLIATLVRIAQGSGTVAMITAASVTAPLVGSLGIDPIVAALACTAGSMVFSYFNDSYFWVVTRFAGLDGIAALKGWSGITTAVWAGSIPLLFIANAVLG from the coding sequence ATGGATATACAACTTCTTTTGGCGCTCGTCCTGGGTATCGCCACGATCATCGTGTTGGTGCTGAGGACCCGCCTCGATGCGTTCGTAGCGCTCCTGATCGCCGCGCTGGTGACCGGCATCGTTGCCGGCCAGGCGCCGCTGGATATCGTTTCGTCGATCACGACGGGCTTCGGCAACACCCTGGCGTCGATCGGCATCGTGATCGGCCTCGGCGTCGGGATCGGGAAGATCCTCGAGGTCTCGGGGGCCGCCAACTCGCTGGCCATGGCCTTCCTCAGACTCTTCGGCAAGGGCCGTGAGCCCTGGGCGCTGGGCAGTGTGGGCGCCCTGGTCTCCATCCCGGTCTTCTGCGACTCTGGGTACGTCATCATGAACCCGTTGGCCCGATCGATTGCCCGGGTCAAGCGCGCCGGGTACATCACCCTCGCGCTCGCCCTCGGTTGCGGCATGACGTTGACCCACCACATGGTGCCGCCGACGCCCGGCCCGCTGGCCGTCGCCGGCATCCTCGGTGCCGATCTCGGAGCACTGATCCTTGCGGGTCTTGTGTTCACCGTTCTGCTGTTGCCCGTCGTGGTCTTCTACGCCAAATGGATGGGGCCGCAGCTCGAGTCCTCCATGTCCGCCTCCATGCGCGAGACCGTGTACGGCACGGTGCACGCCGGCGCCGAACATCGCGGCGGCACTGCCGTGGCCGATCACGACGGCGGTAGTGGCGTTGACGACGCCGCCCCTTCGCTGGACGTCGACAACGACGTGCTGGGCACGCCCCCACCCGGGGCCCGGCCCCACAGGGTCGGCGCCTTCATCGCGTCCCTGCCCCTGATGGTTCCGCTCGTCCTCATCATCCTCAACACGGTCAGCGGTGCGATCGATCAGAGCAACCAGGGAGTCGTCGGTGGCGACGAGTACACGCCGTCGTCCTGGGCTGTCCCGCTGGCGTTCATCGGCAATCCGGTGGTTGCTCTGGTCATCGGTGTGATCCTCGCCGTCTACGTGCTGCTGCCTCGCTGGACTCCTCGTGCGAAGGTGCAGGGCTGGTTCGCCGAGGCGGCTGCCTCCGCCGGCCTGATCCTTCTCATCACCGGTGCGGGTGGGGCTCTCGGTCAGGTGCTGCGTAGCTCGGGCGTGGGTGACGCTCTCGCCGAGGCCATCGCCGGTACGCCGTTGCCGGCGTTCCTGGTGCCGTTCCTCATCGCCACCCTGGTCCGCATCGCCCAGGGCTCGGGCACGGTCGCGATGATCACGGCAGCATCGGTGACGGCACCGCTGGTGGGTTCGCTCGGCATCGACCCGATCGTCGCGGCACTGGCCTGCACGGCCGGCTCGATGGTGTTCAGCTACTTCAACGACTCCTACTTCTGGGTCGTGACCCGCTTCGCCGGTCTTGACGGCATCGCCGCGCTCAAGGGTTGGTCAGGCATCACGACGGCGGTATGGGCCGGTTCGATCCCGCTGCTGTTCATCGCCAACGCAGTACTCGGCTGA